A part of Synchiropus splendidus isolate RoL2022-P1 chromosome 19, RoL_Sspl_1.0, whole genome shotgun sequence genomic DNA contains:
- the LOC128751463 gene encoding voltage-dependent P/Q-type calcium channel subunit alpha-1A-like isoform X6 gives MARFGDEVPARYGGGPGGGGPGGRGGSRQGGAHGHGHGHGHGHGHGHGHGHGPPGGPGAQRMYKQSMAQRARTMALYNPIPVRQNCFTVNRSLFIFSEDNFVRKYAKKITEWPPFEWMILATIIANCIVLALEQHLPDGDKTPLSERLDDTEPYFIGIFCFESGIKILALGFAFHKNSYLRNGWNVMDFVVVLTGILSTVGSDFDLRTLRAVRVLRPLKLVSGIPSLQVVLKSIMKAMIPLLQIGLLLFFAILMFAIIGLEFYMGKFHTTCFDNHTDEIREEFPCGTELPSRLCPEGTVCRKYWLGPNYGITQFDNILFAILTVFQCITMEGWTDLLYYSNDASGSAWNWMYFIPLIIIGSFFMLNLVLGVLSGEFAKERERVENRSEFLKLRRQQQIERELNGYLEWICKAEEVLLADDENDNDYDGSRRRATKNHKSKAELLNPEEGDGDLAVGSPFARASLKSSKLEGSTFKRRERRLRFLIRHVVKSQAFYWTVLCLVGLNTLCVAVVHYDQPEPLSDFLYFAEFIFLGIFLTEMFIKMYGLGKQAYLNSSFNCFDCIVICGSIFEVLWSIIQPGTSFGISVLRALRLLRIFKVTKYWASLRNLVVSLLNSMKSIISLLFLLFLFIVVFALLGMQLFGGQFNFENGTPPTNFDTFPAAIMTVFQILTGEDWNMVMYDGIKSQGGVNKGMAFSVFFIVLTLFGNYTLLNVFLAIAVDNLANAQELTKDEQEEEEAASQKIALQKAKEVAEVSPLSAANLSIAANKVHSECNNATDPFLDCKEQQKNHKGLSKSVWEQRTKELRKQTLASSREALYNELDPDDRWKARTGREEHNNVNYSRHVRPDMKTHLDRPLVVDPLENRNNNTNKNTPNNPDMCYNANEVQKQTRLLENTGQVVGVGGGGPAVTKPPLERGESTESRRSRKADHHHHHHHHSSHVRLDATAIPGPGSEDRPPRRHHHTRSGSRGGGQSEHRKPRSHRKNADDEEGGGGSGKTGRHKSKAADGAGEGEQEGAGDSNERRPRRNCHGNQTDGEGKRVCQRRRKDCSVPNLSTTRPIQKSLSRQDSKYSEDMDNLMNTKLVSGSTPPTDGHPVPRHTVAPGFGSALHLANSGTHGSLVAIDSYGNIGHHRANSIIRLPHHDYTAIDMPIFPSTNAKLQVNKNANTEPLPAKEDKDDDDDERGGEGGPRPMPPFTSMFILSTTNPFRRACHYICTLRYFEMCILLVIAMSSIALAAEDPVWPESPRNNVLRYFDYVFTGVFTFEMLTKMVDLGLVMHQGSYFRDLWNILDFIVVSGALVAFAFTGSSKGKDISTIKSLRVLRVLRPLKTIKRLPKLKAVFDCVVNSLKNVLNILIVYLLFMFIFAVVAVQLFKGRFFYCTDESKEFERDCRGEFLVYERDNEVKAQKREWKKYDFHYDNVAWALLTLFTVSTGEGWPQVLKHSVDATYENQGPSPGYRMEMSIFYVVYFVVFPFFFVNIFVALIIITFQEQGDKMMEDYSLEKNERACIDFAINARPLTRHMPQNKLSFQYKMWEFVVSPPFEYTIMAMIALNTVVLMMKYDGASDTYEAVLGNLNIVFTSLFSMECVLKIIAFGALNYFKDAWNIFDCVTVLGSITDILVTELGNNFINLSFLRLFRAARLIKLLRQGETIRILLWTFVQSFKALPYVCLLIAMLFFIYAIIGMQLFGNIAIEEDGESAINQHNNFRTFIQALMLLFRSATGEAWHDIMLSCLGSKECDPLSGNTEPECGSQVAYLYFVSFIFFCSFLMLNLFVAVIMDNFEYLTRDSSILGPHHLDEYVRIWAEYDPAACGRIHYKDMYSLLRVIDPPLGLGKKCPHRVACKRLLRMDLPVADDNTVHFNSTLMALIRTALDIKIAKVSEGGVDKHQMDAELRKEMMAIWPNLSQKTLDLLVTPHKSATDLTVGKIYAAMMIMEYYRQSKIKRSQALRDEQNRTPLLFQRVEPPSPSQDGGPGLNNALPPPEKTDTANSLPVEGGIPASQSWVTARAQEMTQKVGSWSPEGQIEDGLGSMSRSQTINDNSPMKRSASSLGHSRSGRGHRERGDDYTMDRVPEEGRVSRHGHRRKDRSHRASERSLCHYADADTDLGTTTASGDLTAKDKDRGRSKDRKHHHHHHHHHGSVEKERYVADRGGEYGHRHSRDRDHDRERDRERDRRWSRSPSEGRDCMPHRQGSSSVSGSPVPSTSGTSTPRRGRRQLPQTPATPRPHVTYSPVVRKTMPVPPSGPPGPRRFSPEPTQGQGVPLAGIPMAHHGPPRHPPVRWGDQVGGSLEGDGCFYNQDYDPRHEPPAYEQNPIQGGNPHAHPLPPPPQQQPHNPHPLPPPQPHPVNNPHPHPPPHPQPNRTSPRTVLHGAPATITGPAPGQPGVQRRLPNGYRSSSPSTHLHGPQKVPPPAGHPRGPRKGLHEPYTETQDDWC, from the exons CTCCATTTGAGTGGATGATTCTTGCCACCATCATTGCCAACTGCATCGTCCTGGCCCTGGAGCAGCATTTGCCTGATGGCGATAAGACGCCGCTGTCTGAGCGCCTG GACGACACAGAGCCGTACTTCATTGGGATCTTCTGTTTTGAGTCTGGAATTAAGATTCTCGCCCTTGGTTTTGCCTTCCACAAGAACTCCTACCTGAGAAATGGATGGAATGTCATGGATTTTGTGGTGGTGCTCACTGG CATCCTGTCAACCGTCGGTTCAGATTTCGACCTGCGAACCCTTAGAGCAGTGAGAGTGTTGCGGCCCCTCAAGCTGGTGTCCGGTATTCCCA GCTTACAGGTGGTGCTCAAGTCCATCATGAAAGCCATGATTCCACTGCTGCAAATCGGCCTCCTGCTTTTCTTTGCCATCCTCATGTTTGCCATCATCGGCCTGGAGTTCTACATGGGCAAATTCCACACCACCTGCTTTGACAATCACACAG ATGAGATCAGAGAGGAGTTTCCATGTGGGACCGAACTCCCATCACGACTGTGTCCGGAGGGAACCGTGTGTAGAAAGTATTGGCTGGGACCAAACTACGGCATCACCCAGTTCGACAACATCCTGTTTGCTATTCTTACCGTCTTCCAGTGCATCACCATGGAGGGCTGGACTGACCTGTTATACTAT AGCAATGATGCCTCAGGGAGTGCATGGAACTGGATGTACTTCATCCCCCTCATCATCATCGGCTCCTTCTTCATGCTCAACCTAGTGCTGGGCGTGTTGTCAGG GGAGTTTGCCAAAGAGAGGGAGCGTGTGGAAAACAGAAGTGAGTTCCTGAAGCTCAGACGGCAACAGCAGATCGAGCGGGAGCTCAATGGTTATCTCGAGTGGATCTGCAAAGCTG aAGAGGTCCTGCTGGCGGATGATGAAAACGACAACGATTACGATG GATCCAGAAGAAGAGCGACTAAGAACCACAAGAGCAAAGCTGAGCTTTTAAACCCTGAGGAGGGTGATGGGGATCTGGCAGTGG GGTCCCCATTTGCCCGGGCCAGTCTCAAAAGTTCGAAGCTggaaggatcaacatttaagaGGCGGGAACGGCGATTACGCTTCCTAATTCGACATGTTGTTAAGTCTCAGGCTTTTTACTGGACTGTGTTGTGCTTGGTGGGACTCAACACGCTGTGTGTGGCGGTAGTGCATTATGACCAGCCCGAGCCACTTTCAGATTTTCTAT ATTTTGCTGAATTCATCTTCCTGGGAATATTTTTGACGGAGATGTTCATCAAGATGTATGGCCTCGGGAAGCAAGCGTACCTCAACTCCTCCTTCAACTGCTTCGACTGCATT GTAATCTGCGGCAGTATTTTTGAAGTGCTGTGGTCCATCATCCAGCCGGGCACATCGTTTGGCATCAGTGTGCTGCGAGCTCTCAGGTTATTGAGAATATTCAAAGTCACGAA GTACTGGGCATCCTTACGAAATCTTGTGGTTTCTCTGCTGAACTCCATGAAGTCCATCATCAGCTTGCTgttcctgctcttcctcttcatcgtaGTCTTTGCCCTGCTGGGCATGCAGCTCTTTGGAGGACA GtttaattttgaaaatggcACTCCTCCAACCAACTTTGATACCTTCCCTGCAGCAATAATGACAGTGTTCCAG ATCCTGACTGGCGAGGACTGGAATATGGTGATGTATGACGGCATCAAGTCTCAGGGCGGAGTCAACAAGGGCATGgccttctctgtcttcttcattGTCCTCACGCTGTTTGGCAACT ACACTCTACTGAACGTGTTCTTGGCCATCGCTGTTGACAATCTGGCCAACGCACAGGAGCTGACCAAG GACgagcaagaagaagaggaagctgccAGTCAGAAGATCGCCCTGCAGAAGGCCAAGGAGGTCGCTGAAGTCAGCCCACTGTCTGCTGCGAACCTCTCTATAGCAGC CAACAAAGTTCACAGTGAGTGTAACAACGCCACAGACCCCTTTCTGGactg CAAGGAGCAGCAAAAGAACCATAAGGGGCTCAGCAAGTCTGTGTGGGAGCAGCGCACCAAGGAGCTGAGGAAACAGACTCTGGCATCCAGCCGAGAAGCCCTCTACAATGAACTGGACCCTGATGACCGCTGGAAGGCAAggacagggagggaggagcacaACAAT GTGAACTACTCACGACATGTTCGTCCGGACATGAAGACCCATCTCGATCGACCTCTGGTGGTTGATCCTCTGGAGAACCgcaacaacaacaccaacaaaaaCACGCCGAACAATCCAGACATGTGCTACAATGCAAATGAGGTACAGAAGCAAACGCGCCTTCTTGAAAACACTGGACAAGTTGTAGGTGTCGGTGGAGGAGGACCTGCTGTGACCAAGCCCCCGCTAGAGAGAGGGGAGTCTACAGAAAGCAGGCGTAGCCGGAAAGCtgatcaccaccaccaccatcaccaccacagCTCCCATGTGCGGTTAGATGCCACCGCCATTCCTGGTCCTGGATCAGAAGATAGGCCGCCCAGGCGCCACCACCACACCCGGAGTGGAAGCAGAGGTGGAGGCCAGTCAGAGCACCGCAAGCCTAGGTCACATCGCAAGAACGCGGACGACGAGGAGGGCGGCGGAGGTTCTGGGAAAACAGGAAGGCACAAGAGCAAAGCAGCGGATGGGGCTGGTGAAGGAGAACAGGAGGGTGCTGGAGACAGTAACGAAAGGAGACCCAGAAGaaattgccatggcaaccagacCGACGGAGAAGGGAAAAGAGTGTGCCAACGTCGCAGAAA GGACTGCAGTGTCCCTAACCTTTCAACAACAAGGCCGATCCAAAAGAGCCTTTCCAGGCAGGACAGTAAGTACAGCGAAGACATGGATAACCTCATGAATACCAAACTGGTATCCGGTTCAACTCCACCGACCGATGGCCATCCAGTCCCAAGACACACTGTGGCACCCGGTTTCGGATCTGCTCTGCACCTTGCTAACAGCGGCACTCATGGGAGTCTGGTGGCGATAGACAGCTACGGGAACATCGGCCATCACCGGGCCAACAGCATCATCAGGCTTCCTCACCACGACTACACAGCCATCGACATGCCAATTTTTCCTTCCACCAATGCCAAATTGCAAG TGAATAAGAACGCCAACACCGAACCTTTACCAGCAAAAGAGGACAAGGATGACGACGATGACGAGAGGGGAGGCGAAGGAGGACCCAGACCGATGCCTCCGTTTACCTCCATGTTCATTCTGTCCACCACGAACCC ctttCGCAGGGCTTGTCACTACATCTGCACCCTTCGTTATTTTGAAATGTGCATCCTGCTGGTCATCGCCATGAGCAGCATTGCACTGGCAGCTGAAGACCCCGTCTGGCCTGAGTCGCCTCGGAACAAT GTTCTGCGCTATTTTGACTATGTCTTCACAGGAGTGTTTACATTTGAGATGCTAACAAAG ATGGTGGATCTGGGATTGGTAATGCATCAGGGCTCTTATTTCCGAGACTTATGGAACATCCTTGACTTTATAGTGGTTAGTGGTGCTCTGGTGGCCTTCGCCTTCAC AGGGAGCAGCAAAGGAAAAGACATCAGTACCATCAAGTCCTTGAGGGTGCTGAGAGTGTTACGACCTCTGAAGACTATTAAACGCCTTCCCAAGCTCAAG GCTGTGTTCGACTGTGTGGTAAACTCGCTGAAGAACGTCCTGAACATCCTCATCGTCTACCTACTCTTCATGTTCATCTTCGCTGTGGTTGCTGTGCAGCTGTTCAAGGGACGCTTCTTTTACTGCACCGACGAGTCTAAAGAGTTTGAGCGCGATTGCAG AGGCGAGTTTCTGGTCTACGAACGCGATAATGAAGTTAAGGCACAGAAGCGGGAGTGGAAGAAGTACGATTTCCACTACGACAATGTGGCTTGGgccctcctcaccctcttcACTGTCTCTACTGGAGAGGGGTGGCCGCA GGTGCTGAAACATTCAGTCGATGCGACTTATGAGAACCAGGGCCCGAGCCCGGGATACCGGATGGAGATGTCCATCTTTTACGTGGTGTACTTCGTGGTCTTCCCCTTCTTCTTTGTCAACATCTTCGTGGCTCtgatcatcatcaccttccaaGAACAAGGAGATAAGATGATGGAGGATTATAGTTTAGAAAAGAACGAG AGAGCCTGTATAGACTTTGCAATCAACGCCAGACCCCTGACACGCCATATGCCCCAAAACAAGCTCAGCTTTCAGTACAAGATGTGGGAGTTTGTGGTGTCACCGCCGTTTGAGTATACTATCATGGCCATGATCGCGCTCAACACTGTCGTACTTATGATGAAG TATGATGGGGCTTCGGATACCTACGAAGCTGTATTGGGGAACTTGAACATCGTGTTTACATCTCTTTTCTCAATGGAATGTGTGCTCAAGATCATTGCATTTGGAGCACTG AATTATTTCAAAGATGCGTGGAATATTTTCGACTGTGTGACTGTTCTGGGCAGCATCACTGACATTCTGGTGACGGAGCTTGGG AACAATTTCATCAACCTAAGTTTCCTGAGGCTGTTCAGGGCAGCGCGTCTCATCAAGCTGCTGCGGCAGGGAGAAACCATCCGCATTCTGCTGTGGACCTTCGTGCAGTCGTTCAAG GCCCTGCCGTACGTCTGCCTCCTTATTGCCATGCTCTTCTTCATTTATGCCATCATCGGAATGCAG CTGTTTGGTAACATTGCGATCGAAGAAGACGGAGAGAGCGCCATCAACCAGCACAACAACTTCAGGACCTTCATACAGGCTCTCATGCTTCTGTTCAG GAGTGCAACAGGCGAAGCATGGCATGACATCATGCTGTCGTGTCTTGGGAGTAAAGAATGCGACCCCCTGTCAGGGAACACAGAGCCGGAATGCGGAAGCCAAGTGGCTTACCTCTACTTCgtctccttcatcttcttctgctcGTTCTTG ATGCTGAATCTGTTTGTCGCCGTCATCATGGACAACTTTGAGTACCTGACGCGAGACTCCTCCATACTTGGACCACATCACCTGGATGAGTATGTCAGGATTTGGGCGGAGTATGATCCTGCAGCTTG CGGTCGCATTCATTATAAGGACATGTACAGTTTATTGCGAGTTATCGACCCGCCTCTTGGCTTAGGAAAGAAATGCCCCCATAGGGTGGCTTGCAAG AGATTGCTTCGCATGGATCTGCCCGTAGCCGACGACAACACGGTTCACTTCAACTCCACTCTGATGGCGTTGATACGCACTGCGCTGGACATCAAGATCGCCAAGGTTTCAGAAG GTGGCGTGGACAAGCATCAGATGGACGCGGAGCTGAGGAAGGAGATGATGGCGATCTGGCCCAATCTCTCTCAAAAGACTCTGGATTTGCTGGTGACGCCGCACAAGT CAGCGACAGACTTGACAGTGGGAAAAATCTATGCCGCCATGATGATCATGGAGTACTACCGGCAGAGCAAGATTAAACGCTCGCAGGCGCTGCGGGACGAGCAG AACCGGACCCCGTTACTCTTCCAGCGCGTGGAGCCACCTTCTCCCTCACAGGACGGAGGACCCGGACTCAACAACGCCCTCCCTCCACCGGAGAAAACGGACACGGCGAACAGCCT ACCCGTGGAAGGGGGGATCCCAGCGAGCCAATCGTGGGTCACGGCTCGTGCTCAAGAAATGACCCAGAAAGTCGGCAGCTGGAGCCCAGAAGGTCAAATAGAGGACGGTCTGGGCAGCATGTCTCGCTCACAG ACCATCAATGACAACAGTCCCATGAAGCGCTCGGCATCGTCGTTGGGTCACAGCAGGTCCGGCCGCGGGCACAGGGAGCGAGGAGACGACTACACCATGGATCGTGTGCCTGAGGAGGGCCGCGTTTCCAGACACGGGCACCGGCGAAAAGACCGAAGCCACCGCGCGTCCGAGCGGTCACTCTGCCACTACGCAGATGCCGACACAG ACCTCGGCACCACCACGGCATCCGGTGACCTGACAGCCAAGGACAAGGACCGGGGTCGTTCTAAAGACCGcaaacaccaccaccatcatcaccaccaccacggcTCGGTGGAGAAAGAGCGCTATGTAGCAGACAGAGGAGGCGAGTATGGACACAGACACTCTAGAGACAGAGACCATGACCGAGAGAGGGaccgagagagagacaggcgcTGGTCCAGGTCACCCAGCGAAGGTCGCGACTGCATGCCACATCGACAG GGAAGTAGCTCGGTCAGCGGAAGTCCAGTCCCGTCCACTTCGGGTACGAGCACTCCGCGCAGAGGCCGACGACAGCTGCCTCAGACTCCTGCCACGCCCCGCCCACATGTCACATACTCCCCTGTTGTGCGCAAGACCATGCCAGTCCCTCCCTCAGGACCTCCGGGTCCGAGGCGATTCTCCCCTGAGCCGACCCAAGGTCAGGGCGTCCCCCTAGCTGGCATTCCAATGGCCCACCACGGCCCCCCTCGCCATCCTCCCGTGCGTTGGGGAGACCAAGTCGGGGGCTCATTGGAAGGGGATGGCTGCTTCTACAACCAGGACTATGACCCTCGACATGAGCCTCCTGCCTATGAGCAAAACCCAATACAAGGTGGCAATCCTCAcgctcatcctcttcctcctccgccACAGCAGCAACCACACAACCCCCATCCTCTTCCGCCTCCTCAGCCGCACCCTGTAAATAACCCCCACCCTCACCCGCCTCCCCACCCACAGCCCAACCGCACCTCACCACGGACAGTCCTCCACGGGGCCCCTGCAACCATTACTGGACCAGCGCCGGGTCAGCCGGGAGTCCAGCGTCGCCTACCCAATGGGTATCGCTCTTCATCTCCTTCCACACATCTACACGGACCACAGAAGGTCCCCCCTCCAGCTGGGCATCCGAGGGGTCCTCGTAAGGGCCTGCATGAACCCTACACAGAGACACAGGACGACTGGTGCTAG